The following are encoded together in the Adhaeribacter arboris genome:
- a CDS encoding serine hydrolase domain-containing protein translates to MKSVKILLLAFTIFSFSSCEKEAFEQAISKAVYSQPFKTDHSKAAAIQAIIDEYTRKGLPGIVVAIKDAEGVWEGTSGYAQIESNTKLTPGFVHAGASLTKMYAATAVMQLYEQHLIDLDKSITQYLPATITSKITQSEAITVRMLLNHTSGIPDYLENNDNFKLKWFNNLAKGWTTEEALAEAYHKPFLFVPGTQFSYANINYVLLSLLIEHVTGQREGDYLKEHILNKLNLQHTFYKVQPDYLSKLAMPNYYLDRYGDGRLQNATSIAKAEIRSELGDGGLVATGIDFVTFMDALANGRIVSQQSLAAMKTFNQGEYGLGLQNGFNYKNKFQYGHIGSVLGGAAMMLYFEEQKTALYVGSNVDVSFEVGKSLFLYHEMKNKVSEYIASME, encoded by the coding sequence ATGAAATCCGTTAAAATATTACTATTAGCATTTACTATTTTCAGTTTTAGCAGTTGCGAGAAAGAAGCTTTTGAACAGGCAATTTCAAAGGCAGTTTATTCTCAGCCTTTTAAGACGGATCATTCTAAAGCAGCAGCTATTCAAGCTATTATTGATGAATATACCCGCAAAGGATTACCTGGTATTGTTGTGGCTATTAAAGATGCCGAAGGGGTTTGGGAAGGTACTAGTGGCTATGCCCAAATAGAATCTAATACCAAACTCACTCCCGGCTTTGTGCATGCCGGAGCCAGCTTAACCAAAATGTATGCGGCAACTGCCGTAATGCAATTATACGAACAGCATTTAATTGACCTAGATAAATCTATTACCCAGTACTTGCCAGCCACTATTACTTCTAAAATAACTCAATCAGAGGCTATTACGGTTCGTATGCTGCTGAATCATACTTCGGGCATTCCGGATTATTTAGAAAACAACGATAATTTTAAATTAAAATGGTTTAATAATCTCGCCAAAGGCTGGACTACCGAAGAAGCACTAGCCGAAGCTTACCATAAACCTTTCTTATTTGTGCCGGGCACTCAGTTTAGTTATGCCAATATAAATTATGTGCTTTTATCGCTTCTGATAGAACACGTAACTGGCCAACGAGAAGGGGATTACCTGAAAGAACACATTTTAAACAAATTAAACCTGCAGCATACCTTTTACAAAGTGCAACCCGATTATTTAAGTAAGCTAGCCATGCCTAATTATTACTTAGACCGGTACGGCGATGGCCGCTTACAAAATGCCACCTCTATTGCAAAGGCAGAAATCAGGAGCGAACTGGGCGACGGTGGTTTAGTAGCTACAGGTATCGACTTTGTTACTTTTATGGATGCCCTGGCAAATGGCCGGATTGTATCGCAACAGTCTCTTGCTGCCATGAAAACCTTTAACCAAGGGGAATATGGTTTAGGTTTGCAAAATGGTTTTAACTACAAAAACAAATTTCAATACGGCCATATTGGGTCAGTATTGGGCGGAGCGGCCATGATGCTCTACTTCGAAGAGCAAAAAACAGCCTTGTACGTTGGTAGTAACGTGGATGTAAGTTTTGAAGTCGGCAAATCGCTGTTTTTGTACCATGAAATGAAAAACAAAGTCAGCGAATACATTGCCTCTATGGAGTAA
- a CDS encoding LytR/AlgR family response regulator transcription factor, whose product MQVIYPDKKIRLIAIPFLGLIFRHIGEPSPLITLLRSPTYYIDLGVSILVLGLLWQYNRWVFVQLDKQYSWLTKPTERFVLQFFLGIGVSLLLVTMVSFVYNEFIIKPQRTPEFDITILFVTDVPVSFLIFLSIHLLYALLYIRQVYEAKLQALQRIIETSEEKPEPAVRNIMAYQGKALVPVPLQEVAYFYKAKDLTFLRTFAGKDYAMDETLEYFENSLPEKSFFRLNRQMLTHMNAVKKFSSDGTGRLLLHLEPTFKEEVYVSRRRSPEFQAWMREVTV is encoded by the coding sequence ATGCAAGTAATTTATCCCGATAAAAAAATCCGGTTAATTGCCATTCCCTTTCTGGGATTGATATTCCGGCATATCGGCGAGCCTTCTCCTCTCATTACCTTACTTCGCTCCCCTACATATTACATAGATTTAGGCGTGAGTATTTTGGTTTTGGGTTTACTATGGCAGTATAATCGTTGGGTTTTTGTACAATTAGATAAACAGTATTCCTGGTTAACCAAGCCTACCGAGCGCTTTGTTTTGCAATTTTTTCTGGGGATAGGTGTTTCTTTGCTGTTGGTGACTATGGTTTCGTTTGTGTATAACGAATTTATTATTAAGCCCCAGCGCACCCCGGAGTTTGATATTACCATTCTTTTTGTAACCGACGTGCCGGTTTCATTTTTAATTTTTTTGTCGATTCATCTTTTGTACGCGCTTTTGTATATAAGGCAAGTGTATGAAGCAAAATTGCAGGCTTTGCAGCGGATAATAGAAACTTCCGAAGAAAAACCAGAACCAGCAGTTCGTAATATAATGGCTTATCAGGGCAAGGCATTAGTTCCGGTGCCGCTACAAGAGGTGGCTTACTTTTACAAAGCAAAAGATCTTACCTTTTTGCGCACCTTTGCCGGTAAAGATTACGCCATGGACGAAACCTTGGAGTATTTTGAAAATTCTTTACCCGAGAAATCTTTTTTCCGGCTAAATCGCCAGATGTTAACCCACATGAACGCGGTAAAAAAATTCTCCTCGGACGGAACCGGCCGTTTGTTACTGCACTTGGAACCTACTTTTAAAGAAGAAGTATACGTTAGCCGGCGGCGTTCGCCGGAGTTTCAGGCTTGGATGCGGGAAGTAACCGTTTAA
- a CDS encoding SusC/RagA family TonB-linked outer membrane protein, whose translation MMKNKYQYGDYLLCNPKCTSVTAWQTLTLSLLIMLMPVFTSFGQTASNGKRSVTGTVTSAVDNQGLPGVSILVKGTNNGIASDVNGKFTIQAADNDVLVVSYIGFTSQEIAVGNKTTINVILREDQKVLNEVVVTGYGELRKADVPGAQTTISSKAIEKTVNTTIEQAIQGRAPGVYVTQNTGAPGGGISVNIRGINSINGTNEPLYVIDGVQIQGSTSTSGSNPLSSLNPADIETMDILQGPSATAIYGSRATNGVVLITTKRGKSGDVKINYSYLYSLQTPPKELSIMNLREYARMDNEYKALNGGSVREDFLDPTILGAGTNWQKELFNNAPMNKHQLSLSGGGEKTTYYLSGEYLDQEGVAMGSGFDRGSFRLNLDNKARKWLNLGANLSFAQTNEQISTTQSDIINNAIQLSPAVPVRNINGTFGGGQTRPNPDGSANNAEQFSPPNPIGLANLVTNDIRRRRILGGLNATVNITEGLEFRTSFNGDFGFSNGNNFVPTYEFGFQRNGVSTLTVRDEFSSYWNWNQLLQYTRTIGKHRFTVMGSHEAQESTYRATVAGRRNFPTNEIIDLNAGGDANQTNGGGQNSWGMESYLGRINYNFGDRYILQANFRADGSGNFGAGNKWGYFPSVSAAWRVSEESFFNIPAISDVRLRVETGLTGSQGNSGPIYARLNLYPTEWGNGFLPANYPNENFQWEETKTNNIGINLGFLENRFQIEADYYVKNTDNLIILSSLPWYMGTTGAGSILAPTVNVGALQNKGWSFTFNSTNINKGDFRWETNLNISHFKPKITKLYTESSSIARNAPSWYISPQWSQRSEVGTTPWYFFGYVEDGIFQTVEEVTNSPRPADNNGKPLPVAANQVWVGDVKYRDLNGDGVITAADQTNIGSPWPTYFGGLTNTFSYKGIDLSILLTGTFGNDVYNYVRMRNSNPNNINLGQNMFLETLDYARVTADGTLENPGTNIPRMTGSVNNNYGRHTTKYVEDGSFVRVKNISVNYNLPTSLIARQKFVKGARFGISAQNLYTFTKYTGYDPEVGTYVGPNIGNDTAPIGVDTGRYPLTPIYSFNFGIDF comes from the coding sequence ATGATGAAAAACAAGTACCAATACGGGGATTACCTATTGTGTAATCCAAAATGTACTTCTGTAACGGCTTGGCAAACATTGACATTATCACTTCTTATAATGTTAATGCCGGTATTTACCAGCTTTGGCCAAACTGCAAGTAATGGAAAACGCAGTGTAACCGGAACCGTAACTTCAGCAGTCGACAACCAAGGGTTACCGGGTGTTAGTATATTGGTTAAAGGAACTAATAACGGGATTGCTTCTGATGTGAATGGTAAATTTACCATTCAAGCGGCTGATAATGATGTACTAGTAGTTTCTTACATAGGATTTACTAGTCAGGAAATTGCAGTTGGTAACAAGACTACCATCAATGTAATCCTAAGAGAAGATCAAAAAGTTTTAAACGAGGTAGTAGTTACCGGTTACGGGGAGTTACGAAAAGCCGACGTGCCGGGTGCTCAAACAACTATTAGTTCGAAAGCCATTGAAAAAACGGTTAATACTACAATAGAGCAAGCTATCCAAGGTCGGGCGCCCGGGGTATATGTTACTCAGAATACCGGTGCACCGGGAGGAGGTATTTCCGTAAATATCCGGGGTATAAACTCGATTAACGGTACCAACGAACCTCTTTACGTGATTGATGGGGTACAAATTCAAGGCTCTACTTCTACTTCCGGCAGTAATCCCTTGTCCAGTCTGAACCCGGCAGACATTGAAACCATGGATATTTTGCAAGGGCCTTCGGCCACGGCAATTTATGGTTCCCGGGCTACCAACGGGGTAGTGTTAATTACTACCAAACGAGGCAAATCGGGTGATGTAAAAATTAATTATTCGTATTTGTATAGTTTACAAACCCCGCCCAAGGAGCTGTCCATTATGAATTTGCGGGAATATGCCCGCATGGATAATGAATACAAAGCTCTAAATGGGGGATCCGTTCGCGAAGACTTTTTAGATCCTACTATTCTGGGGGCCGGCACCAACTGGCAAAAAGAGTTATTTAACAATGCTCCCATGAATAAACACCAGCTTAGCTTAAGCGGTGGTGGTGAAAAAACAACCTATTATTTATCCGGCGAATACCTCGATCAGGAAGGGGTAGCGATGGGTTCCGGCTTTGACCGGGGCTCTTTTCGATTAAATTTAGATAATAAGGCGCGTAAATGGCTTAATTTAGGCGCTAACTTAAGTTTTGCGCAAACCAACGAGCAAATTTCCACTACCCAATCCGATATTATTAATAATGCTATTCAGCTTTCGCCGGCCGTACCGGTTAGAAACATTAATGGTACTTTCGGCGGCGGCCAGACCAGGCCAAATCCGGATGGAAGTGCGAACAACGCGGAACAGTTTAGCCCGCCTAACCCGATTGGCTTAGCTAACTTAGTTACCAACGATATTAGAAGACGCCGTATTCTGGGTGGCTTAAACGCTACCGTAAACATTACCGAAGGATTAGAGTTCCGGACTTCTTTTAACGGAGATTTTGGCTTTTCTAATGGTAACAACTTCGTTCCTACCTATGAATTTGGTTTTCAACGGAATGGGGTATCTACTTTAACGGTGCGAGATGAATTTAGCTCTTACTGGAACTGGAACCAGTTGTTGCAATACACCCGGACTATTGGGAAGCACCGGTTTACTGTAATGGGTTCGCACGAAGCGCAGGAATCTACTTACCGCGCTACTGTTGCCGGTAGAAGAAATTTCCCGACGAACGAAATTATTGATTTAAATGCGGGCGGCGATGCGAACCAAACCAACGGGGGTGGTCAAAATAGCTGGGGCATGGAATCGTACTTGGGCCGGATTAATTACAACTTTGGCGACCGGTATATCCTACAGGCAAATTTCCGGGCCGATGGTTCCGGTAACTTTGGGGCTGGCAACAAATGGGGTTATTTCCCATCGGTATCAGCTGCTTGGAGAGTATCGGAAGAATCTTTTTTTAATATTCCGGCCATTAGTGATGTGCGATTACGGGTCGAAACCGGTTTAACGGGTAGCCAAGGCAACAGCGGTCCTATCTACGCCAGATTAAATTTATACCCTACCGAATGGGGTAACGGATTTTTACCGGCCAACTATCCGAACGAAAATTTCCAATGGGAAGAGACTAAGACTAATAACATCGGTATTAATTTAGGATTTTTGGAGAATCGTTTCCAGATAGAAGCGGACTACTATGTTAAAAATACTGATAACTTAATTATTCTGAGTTCCTTACCTTGGTACATGGGTACTACTGGCGCGGGTTCTATTCTGGCGCCTACGGTAAACGTGGGCGCTCTGCAAAATAAGGGCTGGAGCTTTACCTTTAATTCAACCAACATTAATAAAGGCGATTTCCGTTGGGAAACCAACCTGAACATTTCGCATTTTAAACCGAAAATAACCAAGCTTTACACCGAGAGCAGTTCTATTGCCCGCAATGCGCCATCTTGGTACATATCGCCGCAGTGGTCGCAGCGTTCCGAAGTAGGTACTACGCCTTGGTACTTTTTTGGCTACGTCGAAGACGGCATTTTCCAGACCGTAGAAGAAGTTACTAACAGCCCTCGTCCGGCGGATAACAACGGTAAGCCACTGCCGGTAGCCGCTAACCAGGTTTGGGTTGGAGATGTAAAATACCGGGATTTAAACGGTGACGGCGTAATTACTGCCGCTGACCAGACCAATATTGGCAGCCCGTGGCCGACGTATTTTGGGGGATTAACTAATACTTTCTCTTACAAAGGCATTGATTTAAGTATATTATTAACCGGCACTTTCGGGAATGATGTTTACAACTATGTACGCATGCGCAATTCGAATCCGAATAACATCAACTTAGGTCAAAATATGTTTTTGGAAACGTTAGATTATGCGCGGGTTACGGCTGATGGTACCCTCGAAAATCCGGGTACCAATATTCCCCGGATGACTGGTAGTGTGAATAACAACTACGGACGCCATACTACTAAATACGTAGAAGACGGTTCATTTGTACGGGTTAAAAACATATCTGTCAATTATAACCTGCCGACGTCGCTCATTGCCAGACAAAAGTTTGTAAAAGGAGCCCGGTTTGGTATTAGCGCTCAAAACTTGTACACCTTCACTAAATATACGGGCTACGACCCGGAAGTAGGTACCTATGTAGGGCCCAACATCGGCAATGATACGGCTCCTATTGGGGTAGATACCGGCCGGTATCCGCTTACTCCTATTTATTCTTTCAATTTCGGTATTGATTTTTAA
- a CDS encoding Mpo1 family 2-hydroxy fatty acid dioxygenase, with protein sequence MPTAVNRTLDAYFNKYAESHENKVNKLIHWICVPLIVFSLLGLVWSIPFPQLSFLGAAQRYLNWATFLIAFSIIYYFRLSVPLTLVMLVILALFSAVIITLEKLHRLNGWPPLWQFCLYVFFLSWIGQFIGHKIEGKKPSFLDDLKFLLIGPIWLLHFIFKKIGVRY encoded by the coding sequence ATGCCAACAGCGGTGAACCGTACCTTAGATGCCTACTTTAATAAGTATGCCGAAAGCCACGAGAACAAGGTAAATAAGCTTATTCACTGGATATGCGTGCCCTTGATCGTCTTCAGTTTGCTAGGCTTGGTATGGTCTATTCCTTTCCCTCAACTTAGCTTTTTAGGCGCCGCTCAACGGTATCTAAACTGGGCTACTTTTTTAATTGCTTTTTCTATTATCTATTACTTCCGCTTATCCGTTCCGCTGACCTTAGTCATGTTGGTGATACTAGCTTTGTTTTCGGCTGTTATTATTACCCTGGAAAAACTCCATCGGTTAAACGGCTGGCCACCTCTTTGGCAATTCTGCTTGTATGTCTTTTTTTTGTCTTGGATCGGTCAGTTTATCGGGCATAAAATAGAAGGCAAGAAACCTTCTTTTCTCGACGACTTAAAATTCCTGCTCATTGGCCCTATCTGGCTGCTGCATTTTATTTTTAAAAAAATTGGCGTAAGGTACTAA
- a CDS encoding glycoside hydrolase family 15 protein produces the protein MQQKHTYDMGLIGNCAYLALIRKDASVAWLCWPRFDSSFVFGNLLDEKKGGDFSIQPSTSSYNSYQYYIENTNVLCTEIENEDGRYRVTDFAPRFSQYDRYYKPLMFIRKLEPLTGSPRVKVCCEPVGQYGAQKLDQRRSSNHIAFLGLEEEMRLTTNISLSYILDKEYFVLNETKYLVITYGAPLEAPLESTAEVFLTNTIKYWRNWVKNTSISNFYQTQVIRSALALKLHQYEDTGAIIAATTTSLPEAPHSTRNWDYRFCWMRDTYYILTAFNNIGHFEELERYFHYIANVSAKAKDKFQPLYSISTGTDLIEKELHHLDGYLGNKPVRIGNDAYTHIQNDVYGQVLVALLPLYVDRRFIGEERVESEKLIYKTLYHIQRTMDMPDAGLWEFRNFAQYHCYTYLFHWAGSKAALKIANYLQNQEMAQMAERLMNEAASKIEACYDPVRGVYTNAIGSPHLDASTMQLIMMGYLDPNSERAHSHLRNLEQELKTPNGLFYRYRHQDDFGIPETTFLICSFWYVESLACVGRLQDAAREFERLLAYTNHLGLLSEDVDATTGSQWGNFPQAYSHVGLMNAAYRITKRLDLPNFI, from the coding sequence ATGCAGCAGAAACATACTTATGACATGGGCCTTATTGGTAACTGTGCTTACCTGGCCCTCATCCGGAAAGATGCCAGTGTAGCCTGGCTGTGTTGGCCTCGTTTTGATTCGAGCTTTGTATTTGGCAATTTGCTCGATGAAAAGAAAGGTGGTGATTTTAGCATCCAGCCCAGCACCTCTTCTTACAACAGTTATCAGTATTATATTGAAAATACGAACGTGCTGTGCACCGAAATAGAAAATGAAGATGGCCGTTACCGGGTAACCGACTTTGCGCCGCGCTTTTCGCAGTACGATCGTTATTACAAGCCGCTCATGTTCATTCGTAAATTAGAACCTTTAACTGGTTCGCCCCGGGTGAAAGTATGCTGCGAACCGGTTGGACAATACGGAGCGCAAAAATTAGATCAGCGCCGCAGCAGTAACCACATTGCTTTTTTGGGATTAGAAGAGGAAATGCGTTTAACCACCAATATTTCTTTGAGCTACATTCTGGATAAGGAATACTTTGTCTTAAACGAAACCAAATATTTGGTAATAACTTATGGCGCCCCGTTGGAAGCTCCTTTGGAAAGTACCGCCGAAGTTTTCCTGACTAATACCATTAAATACTGGCGCAATTGGGTAAAGAATACTAGTATCAGTAATTTTTATCAAACTCAAGTTATTCGTTCGGCCTTAGCTTTAAAACTGCACCAATACGAAGATACCGGAGCTATTATTGCGGCCACTACTACCAGTTTGCCGGAAGCTCCTCACAGTACCCGCAACTGGGATTATCGTTTTTGCTGGATGCGGGATACGTATTATATTCTTACGGCTTTTAATAACATTGGTCACTTTGAGGAACTGGAACGGTATTTCCATTACATTGCCAACGTCTCGGCCAAAGCAAAAGATAAATTTCAACCGCTTTATTCTATAAGTACCGGCACTGACCTAATAGAGAAGGAGCTGCACCACTTAGATGGCTATTTGGGCAACAAACCGGTTCGTATTGGGAATGATGCCTATACCCACATTCAGAACGATGTGTACGGCCAGGTTCTGGTAGCTTTGCTGCCTTTGTACGTCGACCGCCGATTTATCGGGGAAGAACGGGTAGAATCGGAAAAACTTATTTACAAAACTTTATACCACATTCAGCGCACCATGGATATGCCCGATGCCGGGTTGTGGGAGTTCCGTAATTTTGCGCAGTACCATTGTTACACCTACTTGTTTCACTGGGCGGGTAGCAAAGCGGCCTTAAAAATAGCCAATTACCTGCAAAACCAGGAAATGGCGCAAATGGCCGAGCGCCTGATGAACGAAGCCGCCAGTAAAATTGAAGCTTGTTACGATCCGGTACGGGGAGTGTACACCAATGCCATTGGTTCGCCGCATTTGGATGCCAGTACCATGCAATTAATAATGATGGGCTACCTCGATCCAAATTCTGAAAGAGCTCATTCGCATTTGCGCAACCTGGAGCAGGAATTGAAAACGCCAAATGGCTTGTTTTACCGCTACCGCCACCAGGATGATTTTGGTATTCCGGAAACTACTTTCCTGATTTGTTCTTTTTGGTACGTAGAGTCGCTGGCTTGTGTAGGCCGTCTGCAGGATGCAGCCCGCGAATTTGAAAGATTGCTGGCTTATACGAATCATTTAGGTTTACTCAGCGAAGACGTAGATGCTACCACTGGCAGCCAATGGGGTAATTTCCCGCAAGCTTACAGCCACGTAGGTTTAATGAATGCTGCTTACCGCATTACCAAACGCCTTGACTTACCTAATTTTATTTAA